A stretch of the Marivirga tractuosa DSM 4126 genome encodes the following:
- the murC gene encoding UDP-N-acetylmuramate--L-alanine ligase — translation MKIKNIHSAYFIGIGGIGMSALARWFHHNGVQVYGYDKTSTKLTTQLESEGISIHFEDEIEKMPDFVFKNSKEVLIVYTPAIPKDHKGFNYLKEKGINLYKRSEVLGKLTEGMFTVAVAGTHGKTTTSSMIAHLLKSGKKDIAGFLGGITTNYDTNMIMNQSDYKKAIIVVEADEFDRSFLTLKPNVAVVTSTDADHLDIYGKLEELKKSFSLFLENVNPSGQIYIKDGLWEEIATKRIKAKPSSYGLNAGDIRALHVQVKDAKFVFDVTLDNKVIKGFQLSVPGFHNVENAVVAIAIANQLGLSDKEILEGIRTYQGVKRRFEYVIQRNDFVFIDDYAHHPSEIKAMLTSVRALYPGKKVSVLFQPHLYSRTRDFAVEFSQSLSLADEVMLLDIYPARELPIEGVSSEILLESIQADEKYKVEKDSIVEYLSNRDLEVFITMGAGDIDKLVEPLKEMFNTEHAA, via the coding sequence ATGAAGATAAAAAATATACATAGCGCATATTTCATTGGAATTGGCGGCATAGGCATGAGTGCTTTGGCTCGTTGGTTCCACCATAATGGGGTGCAAGTTTATGGCTATGATAAAACATCAACCAAATTAACCACCCAACTGGAAAGTGAAGGCATTTCAATTCATTTTGAAGATGAAATTGAAAAAATGCCTGACTTTGTATTTAAGAATAGCAAAGAGGTATTGATTGTTTATACTCCTGCAATTCCAAAAGACCATAAAGGTTTTAATTATCTCAAAGAAAAGGGAATTAATCTTTATAAAAGATCTGAGGTTTTGGGGAAATTAACGGAAGGAATGTTTACCGTAGCAGTGGCAGGTACTCATGGAAAAACTACGACTAGTTCAATGATTGCCCATTTGCTAAAAAGTGGTAAGAAGGATATAGCTGGATTTTTAGGCGGAATAACTACTAATTATGATACCAATATGATCATGAATCAAAGTGATTATAAAAAGGCCATTATAGTGGTGGAAGCGGATGAGTTTGATCGATCTTTCCTGACTTTAAAACCTAATGTGGCAGTGGTGACTTCTACTGATGCAGACCATCTAGATATTTACGGAAAATTAGAAGAATTGAAGAAGTCTTTTTCGCTCTTTTTGGAAAACGTAAATCCTTCTGGTCAAATCTATATTAAAGATGGATTATGGGAAGAAATAGCTACTAAAAGGATTAAAGCAAAACCTAGTTCTTACGGATTAAATGCTGGGGATATTAGAGCACTACATGTTCAAGTGAAAGATGCAAAATTTGTTTTTGATGTTACGCTTGATAACAAAGTTATTAAAGGATTTCAGTTATCTGTTCCTGGCTTCCACAATGTGGAAAATGCAGTAGTGGCCATTGCCATTGCAAATCAATTAGGCTTAAGTGATAAAGAGATTTTAGAAGGAATTAGAACTTACCAAGGAGTCAAACGCAGATTTGAATATGTAATTCAAAGAAATGATTTTGTGTTTATTGATGATTATGCACATCATCCTAGTGAGATAAAAGCTATGTTGACTTCAGTAAGGGCACTATATCCTGGAAAGAAGGTAAGCGTATTGTTTCAGCCTCATTTATATTCTAGAACTAGAGATTTTGCAGTGGAATTTTCTCAAAGTTTAAGTTTGGCTGATGAGGTGATGTTGTTGGACATCTATCCAGCTAGAGAACTGCCGATTGAAGGAGTTAGCAGTGAAATTTTATTGGAGTCCATTCAAGCGGATGAAAAATATAAAGTAGAAAAAGATTCTATAGTAGAATATTTAAGCAATCGTGATCTTGAGGTTTTCATAACAATGGGAGCAGGAGATATAGATAAATTAGTTGAACCATTAAAAGAAATGTTTAATACTGAGCATGCAGCTTAA
- a CDS encoding cell division protein FtsQ/DivIB — translation MQLKKSLNIVLKIVLPILLFVVTIGFVGKKQDEVLCKKIIINIKNQQGNFFINEADINSLLTNDGNEMVMNLPYENFKLKDLEERVNAHKFIQAAEVYRDLEGNMMVDAVQARPIARIFNPDGADHYISDQGRILPVSDRFTARVMVLSGDFFNAYIEKDMLADDAGKDLFHFIKFIEQDKFWSAQFAQLEVDERGIINIYPQVTKQLIEFGTVYNYSDKLSKLKIFYDKILPDRGWNRYDRVNLQFKEQIICE, via the coding sequence ATGCAGCTTAAAAAGAGTTTAAATATCGTCCTGAAGATTGTTTTGCCCATCTTGTTGTTTGTGGTAACCATCGGCTTTGTTGGCAAAAAGCAGGATGAAGTTTTGTGTAAAAAAATTATTATAAATATTAAGAATCAGCAAGGGAATTTCTTTATTAATGAGGCTGATATTAATAGTTTATTGACCAATGATGGCAATGAAATGGTCATGAATCTGCCTTATGAAAATTTCAAATTAAAAGATTTGGAAGAGAGAGTGAATGCTCATAAGTTTATTCAAGCGGCAGAAGTATATAGAGATTTAGAAGGAAATATGATGGTGGATGCGGTACAAGCCAGACCAATTGCTAGAATATTTAATCCAGATGGCGCAGATCATTACATAAGCGATCAAGGAAGAATTCTACCAGTGTCGGATAGATTTACCGCTCGTGTTATGGTTTTGTCTGGTGACTTTTTTAATGCTTATATAGAGAAAGATATGCTGGCAGATGATGCCGGTAAAGATTTATTTCATTTTATAAAGTTTATAGAGCAAGATAAATTTTGGAGTGCACAGTTTGCACAATTGGAAGTAGATGAAAGAGGAATAATCAATATATACCCTCAAGTAACCAAACAGTTGATCGAATTTGGGACGGTATATAATTATTCTGATAAATTATCGAAACTTAAAATTTTTTACGATAAGATACTGCCAGACAGAGGGTGGAATCGATACGATCGTGTAAATTTACAATTTAAAGAACAAATCATTTGTGAATAG
- the ftsA gene encoding cell division protein FtsA, protein MQNDKIVVGLDIGTTKICVIVGHKNDYGKLDVLGMGKAVSDGVVKGKVINIEKTILAIKKAVEEAEDNSGIDIKVVNVGIAGHHIRSSIQRGSITRDDRDEEITVEDVNRLTNDMHRMVIPAGNQIIHVMPQVYTVDYDDGIKDPVGMTGIRLEADFHVITADINSINNIQKCVKRAGLDIENMILEPLASSLAVLSDDEKEAGVCLVDIGGGTTDIAIFHENIIRHTGVIPFGGNIITSDIKEGCMVMQQQAELLKTKFGRAISTEASENEIVSIPGLRNRAPKEISIKNLAHIVEARMEEIIDLVHAEILASGYEGRLAGGIVITGGGSQMHSARQLVEYLTGMDARIGYPNEHLGRTKIEAVKSPMYATSVGLVLAGYRSIDERENRYLEAKLNNQNMFINHKQKGVKKEGDFFSKIINKTKSFLIDDFDEKDDY, encoded by the coding sequence ATGCAAAATGATAAAATAGTAGTCGGATTAGACATAGGAACCACCAAAATATGCGTGATAGTGGGCCATAAAAATGATTATGGTAAACTGGATGTTTTGGGTATGGGAAAAGCCGTATCTGATGGCGTAGTGAAAGGCAAAGTCATCAATATTGAAAAAACCATTTTGGCAATCAAAAAGGCGGTGGAAGAAGCCGAAGACAATTCCGGTATCGACATAAAAGTGGTGAATGTAGGCATAGCTGGTCATCATATTAGAAGTTCTATCCAAAGAGGAAGCATAACTCGTGACGATAGAGATGAAGAAATTACAGTGGAGGATGTAAATCGCTTAACGAACGATATGCACCGCATGGTAATTCCTGCTGGAAATCAAATCATCCACGTAATGCCTCAGGTTTATACGGTGGATTATGATGATGGCATCAAAGATCCTGTGGGTATGACAGGCATTCGATTGGAAGCGGATTTTCATGTTATCACAGCTGATATTAATTCTATCAACAATATTCAGAAATGTGTAAAAAGAGCAGGTTTGGATATTGAAAATATGATTTTAGAACCACTGGCTTCCAGCTTGGCAGTTTTATCGGATGATGAAAAAGAAGCCGGTGTTTGCTTGGTGGATATTGGGGGTGGTACAACAGATATTGCCATTTTCCATGAAAATATTATTCGTCATACTGGTGTAATTCCTTTTGGAGGTAATATCATTACTTCTGACATAAAAGAGGGTTGTATGGTGATGCAACAGCAAGCTGAATTATTGAAAACCAAATTCGGTAGGGCGATTTCAACTGAAGCAAGTGAAAACGAAATCGTATCTATTCCAGGTTTAAGAAATAGAGCACCAAAAGAGATTTCCATCAAAAACTTGGCCCATATAGTGGAAGCCAGAATGGAAGAAATCATTGATTTGGTGCATGCTGAAATATTAGCATCTGGTTATGAAGGTCGTTTGGCTGGTGGAATTGTGATCACTGGGGGTGGTTCGCAAATGCACAGCGCCAGACAACTAGTTGAATATTTAACGGGAATGGATGCTAGAATTGGTTATCCAAACGAACATTTAGGAAGAACAAAAATAGAGGCTGTGAAAAGCCCAATGTATGCCACATCTGTAGGATTAGTATTGGCAGGTTATCGTTCCATTGATGAGCGAGAAAACAGATACCTTGAAGCAAAGTTGAATAATCAGAATATGTTTATCAACCATAAGCAGAAAGGTGTAAAGAAAGAAGGAGACTTCTTTTCAAAAATTATCAATAAAACTAAAAGTTTTTTGATAGATGATTTTGATGAAAAAGATGACTATTAA
- the ftsZ gene encoding cell division protein FtsZ, whose protein sequence is MTEGAYKFEIPKHHKSIIKVIGVGGGGSNAVNHMFNQGIRDVEFVVCNTDSQALKSSPVPNKLQIGTNLTSGLGAGANPEKGKDAALESKEEIRDLLGNDTKMVFVTAGMGGGTGTGAAPVIARIAKEMDILTVGIVTSPFSFEGKKKVRQAEEGIRQLKENCDTVLVILNDKLREIHGNLTIGNAFAKADNVLTTGAKGIAEIITVPGQVNVDFEDVKTVMKNAGAAVMGSARTEGDGRALRAAEEALSSPLLNNTDILGAQKILLSIISGEKAELQMDELTEITDYIQERAGDEAEVIFGHGMDESLGEGLSVTVIATGFDQGGYKENAIPHQEARKVYDLDSNKQITLFGNEKEEEKSKPEPKNDPSPFTFEKKNTQESRPQADEERGYSFGFPSKKQEEEPDYVDEENDYADDFTQSLSNDYDIVDKSESQDDIEKKEAERQEMLKRRSIERIEKLKNLNGGHTNTPEAYKQMEVPAYKRKQVKLRDVPHSSEKNISRFNLNDDNQILGNNKFLHDNVD, encoded by the coding sequence ATGACTGAAGGAGCTTATAAATTCGAAATACCAAAACACCATAAATCTATCATTAAAGTGATAGGTGTTGGTGGAGGTGGCAGTAATGCTGTTAATCACATGTTTAACCAAGGCATCAGGGATGTGGAGTTTGTGGTCTGCAATACAGATTCTCAAGCATTAAAATCAAGTCCTGTGCCTAATAAGCTGCAAATTGGAACCAATCTAACGAGCGGGTTAGGTGCAGGTGCTAATCCTGAAAAAGGAAAAGATGCTGCGCTGGAGAGCAAGGAAGAAATCCGTGATTTGTTAGGTAATGATACTAAAATGGTGTTCGTTACGGCAGGAATGGGAGGAGGAACAGGAACTGGTGCAGCGCCTGTTATTGCCCGTATTGCCAAAGAAATGGATATTCTGACTGTGGGGATTGTTACTTCGCCTTTTAGTTTTGAAGGAAAGAAAAAGGTTAGGCAAGCCGAAGAAGGTATCCGTCAGTTAAAAGAAAATTGTGATACTGTTTTGGTAATTCTCAACGATAAATTGAGAGAAATTCATGGTAATCTGACCATTGGAAATGCATTTGCTAAGGCAGATAATGTATTAACCACCGGAGCCAAAGGTATTGCGGAAATCATCACAGTTCCAGGTCAGGTAAATGTGGATTTTGAAGATGTCAAAACGGTAATGAAAAATGCAGGTGCTGCCGTAATGGGATCTGCCAGAACTGAAGGAGATGGTAGAGCTCTACGAGCAGCCGAAGAAGCATTGTCTTCTCCACTACTGAATAATACTGATATTTTAGGTGCTCAGAAAATACTATTGTCCATCATTTCAGGTGAAAAAGCTGAATTGCAAATGGACGAGTTGACTGAAATCACAGATTATATTCAGGAAAGAGCTGGTGATGAAGCTGAAGTTATTTTTGGACATGGAATGGATGAATCTTTGGGAGAAGGCTTGTCTGTCACGGTCATAGCAACTGGTTTTGATCAAGGTGGTTATAAGGAAAATGCCATACCGCATCAAGAAGCCAGAAAGGTTTATGATTTAGATTCTAATAAGCAAATCACACTTTTTGGTAATGAAAAAGAGGAAGAAAAGTCTAAACCAGAGCCGAAAAATGATCCTAGCCCTTTTACTTTCGAAAAGAAGAATACGCAAGAATCTAGACCTCAGGCTGATGAAGAAAGAGGCTATTCTTTTGGCTTTCCATCAAAAAAGCAAGAGGAAGAACCTGATTATGTAGATGAGGAAAATGATTATGCGGATGATTTCACTCAAAGTTTGTCTAATGATTATGATATTGTGGATAAATCCGAAAGTCAGGATGACATAGAGAAGAAAGAAGCGGAACGTCAGGAAATGCTTAAAAGGCGTTCTATTGAGAGAATTGAAAAGCTGAAGAACTTAAACGGTGGGCATACCAATACTCCTGAAGCTTATAAGCAAATGGAAGTTCCTGCTTATAAGAGAAAACAGGTGAAATTAAGAGATGTGCCACATTCTTCAGAGAAAAACATTTCAAGGTTCAACTTGAATGATGACAATCAAATATTGGGCAACAATAAGTTCTTGCATGATAATGTAGATTAA
- a CDS encoding DUF5606 family protein, translating into MTLKDIASVTGKGGLYQVVKPSRTGVILESLDEKKQKLVAHAHDRVSILDEISIYTTDAEGNVPLQKIFNTMHEEFGDDLGIDAKSSKEEIMAFLKHILPNYDENQVYPSDVKKLVSWYNVLLKEAPEVLTAKGEEKE; encoded by the coding sequence ATGACTTTAAAAGATATTGCATCAGTTACTGGAAAAGGCGGTTTGTATCAGGTTGTAAAACCTTCAAGAACAGGCGTTATTTTAGAATCATTGGATGAGAAAAAGCAAAAGCTAGTGGCTCATGCCCATGATAGAGTATCCATTCTGGACGAAATCTCTATTTATACCACTGATGCAGAAGGGAATGTTCCTTTGCAGAAGATTTTTAATACCATGCATGAGGAGTTTGGTGATGATTTAGGGATAGATGCGAAATCTTCAAAAGAAGAAATCATGGCTTTCTTAAAGCACATCTTGCCGAATTATGATGAGAATCAGGTTTATCCTTCTGATGTGAAGAAATTAGTGAGCTGGTATAATGTTTTATTAAAAGAAGCACCTGAGGTATTGACTGCTAAGGGAGAGGAGAAGGAATAG
- a CDS encoding DUF6687 family protein: MQNKTFIPFYDIKKCPNEVLVVDAHHPQGFDLSHWRGAPVPKNCEADTSTEIVLKAIQNKLPELDKKYVTNNHYDIDGFLGVWTVFNPNKALAHYDLLTEMAQVGDFREINFDYPDWKKALKLVCWLNDEEAELFYPPFGAPEIAEKEMEACVPKYIHFLEVFSKVVDLPLDKIPETEEFNLVLNHLEKIDKQETIDDLRIRILHAKEPLHYYALYSKSQSSDIVISIYSDNRYELEFKYTTWINTTRKHYPRISMEKLCDQLNKIEESEKKWEAEHFTDTAPILRLKGAKLSKKERYQSPCFRPIYSSSISPDDFQKICTNYFRGHYKMLSKGETLDWKQVRKLNEMVFA; the protein is encoded by the coding sequence ATGCAAAACAAAACATTCATTCCATTCTACGACATTAAAAAATGCCCTAATGAAGTATTGGTAGTTGATGCTCATCACCCACAGGGATTTGACTTATCGCATTGGAGAGGAGCACCCGTTCCTAAGAATTGTGAGGCAGATACCAGCACTGAAATTGTACTAAAAGCAATCCAAAACAAACTTCCAGAGTTAGATAAGAAATATGTCACCAATAATCATTATGATATTGATGGCTTTTTAGGCGTTTGGACTGTTTTCAATCCAAATAAAGCTTTAGCACATTATGATCTATTAACTGAAATGGCTCAAGTTGGGGATTTCAGAGAGATTAATTTTGATTATCCTGATTGGAAGAAAGCATTAAAATTAGTCTGCTGGCTGAATGACGAAGAAGCTGAATTATTTTACCCACCTTTTGGAGCACCGGAAATAGCAGAAAAGGAAATGGAAGCTTGCGTTCCCAAATACATTCATTTTTTAGAGGTTTTTAGCAAAGTTGTAGATTTGCCCTTAGATAAGATTCCAGAGACAGAAGAATTCAATTTAGTCTTGAATCATCTTGAAAAAATTGATAAACAAGAAACAATTGATGATCTCAGAATACGCATTCTACATGCCAAGGAGCCGCTACATTATTATGCGCTTTACAGCAAAAGTCAATCATCTGACATCGTCATAAGTATTTATTCAGATAACCGATATGAATTGGAATTTAAATACACTACCTGGATTAATACCACAAGAAAGCATTATCCAAGAATCAGTATGGAAAAACTATGCGACCAATTAAATAAAATCGAGGAAAGCGAAAAAAAATGGGAAGCAGAACATTTTACCGATACAGCTCCAATTCTTCGTTTGAAAGGTGCAAAATTAAGTAAGAAAGAACGTTATCAAAGCCCATGTTTTCGACCTATCTACTCTTCAAGTATTAGCCCCGATGATTTTCAGAAGATTTGCACTAATTACTTTAGAGGGCATTATAAAATGCTATCAAAAGGAGAAACTTTGGATTGGAAACAGGTTAGAAAATTGAATGAAATGGTTTTTGCTTAA
- a CDS encoding TonB-dependent receptor produces the protein MLQLFKKTLLTAIAALAVFTAYAQNSITGTVKSESEDEILVGANVVLLPISKGSTTDKDGEFKINNIPNGDYTLKVSFVGYKNYEESISISESKSLKIYLVPDKLLSEEVVVSAIRADKLAPITQSTLSKKEINSVFNGQDGAFVLEQLTPSIQVNSDAGTRFTNYGSMRLRGIDQKRINITLNGVPLNDMIDQGVFFSNFTDITRSMESVQVQRGVGTSTNGTASYAGSIGYESEDINTEDPEATVTLLGGSFNTWQGTAEVKTGLMENNTAFYTRLSRTYSDGYRDHSGSDAYSFFFSGGWFGEKDIVKINGFNGRTKNDLAYSPVPESLIEEDPRTNVNNPNDIDDFGQSLLQLEHTHFFNNNSTLTSSAYYGAAGGDFPYTYNVDSENLASINYPLFNDHYGVMSYFNQKFTDFEWTTGIHAYRFNRENIEQLVPNFSNPYYQDQSIKDEISAFIKGSYRVGDFSILADVQARYVTLEMIPDTDFLGEDRSIPTYEWTFLNPKVGVTYEINSNINAYASFGRSGREPTRSNYLGDTQINAGNIDSLQNQGFVQPEFVNDFEGGLRYNTQKAKINFNAFYMDFENEIAPIGEFIPQYFIQLYENQESSFRRGVELDWQFMPVENFTVSGNATYMQSIISEYSPEGSNEVFEDIKTPYSPEYFVNAQIQYHPINQFGLSLHTRFVGKSYTDLTNNEDFVLPSYSVANVKLFSNISESYRLEVDINNIFSEQYYTDGGSVGNEMGFFVQAPAHFYATFIAKF, from the coding sequence AAGGGTAGTACAACTGATAAGGATGGGGAATTTAAAATAAACAATATTCCAAATGGTGACTACACTTTAAAAGTTAGCTTTGTTGGCTACAAAAATTATGAAGAATCAATAAGCATTTCTGAAAGTAAATCCCTTAAAATTTACCTCGTGCCGGACAAACTACTATCAGAAGAAGTGGTAGTTAGCGCCATACGTGCCGACAAGCTTGCCCCTATCACTCAATCAACTTTAAGTAAGAAAGAGATCAACTCGGTATTTAACGGTCAAGACGGGGCATTTGTCTTAGAACAGCTCACACCCTCGATACAAGTAAATTCAGATGCTGGAACCCGCTTCACCAATTATGGAAGCATGAGATTACGAGGGATAGACCAGAAAAGAATCAATATTACACTAAATGGCGTACCTCTTAATGATATGATTGACCAAGGTGTTTTCTTTTCAAATTTCACTGATATTACTAGAAGCATGGAAAGTGTACAAGTGCAAAGAGGTGTAGGAACAAGTACAAATGGTACTGCCTCGTATGCAGGCTCAATTGGTTATGAATCAGAAGATATAAATACCGAAGATCCTGAGGCAACTGTTACTCTATTAGGCGGCTCATTTAATACTTGGCAAGGTACTGCTGAAGTTAAGACTGGTCTAATGGAGAATAACACAGCATTTTATACAAGATTAAGTAGAACATATAGTGATGGATATCGTGACCATTCTGGCAGTGATGCCTATTCCTTCTTTTTCAGCGGAGGTTGGTTTGGTGAAAAGGATATCGTCAAAATAAATGGTTTTAACGGTAGAACTAAAAATGATTTAGCCTACTCCCCTGTCCCCGAATCACTTATTGAAGAAGATCCACGGACTAATGTCAATAATCCTAATGACATTGATGATTTTGGTCAATCACTACTGCAATTAGAGCATACGCATTTTTTCAATAATAATTCAACTTTAACTTCATCCGCTTATTATGGGGCTGCAGGTGGTGATTTCCCATATACGTATAATGTCGATAGTGAAAACCTAGCAAGTATCAATTATCCGCTTTTTAATGATCATTATGGGGTGATGAGCTATTTTAATCAGAAATTTACTGATTTTGAATGGACTACTGGTATTCACGCCTATCGTTTCAATAGAGAAAATATCGAGCAATTGGTTCCCAATTTCAGCAATCCATACTATCAGGATCAATCTATTAAAGATGAGATCAGCGCATTCATAAAAGGAAGTTACAGAGTAGGTGATTTCAGTATACTGGCCGATGTTCAGGCTCGGTATGTTACCCTAGAAATGATTCCTGATACAGATTTTTTAGGAGAAGATCGCTCCATTCCAACATATGAATGGACTTTTCTAAATCCAAAAGTCGGAGTTACTTATGAAATCAACAGTAATATAAACGCATACGCCTCCTTTGGCCGCTCTGGTAGAGAACCAACAAGAAGTAACTATTTAGGCGATACACAAATAAATGCAGGAAACATAGACAGTTTACAAAATCAAGGTTTTGTACAGCCAGAATTTGTAAATGATTTTGAAGGAGGTTTACGATACAATACACAAAAAGCGAAAATAAATTTCAATGCCTTTTACATGGATTTTGAGAATGAAATTGCACCAATTGGAGAATTCATTCCACAGTATTTTATCCAGCTTTATGAAAATCAAGAATCCTCATTCAGAAGAGGAGTAGAATTAGATTGGCAGTTTATGCCTGTCGAAAATTTTACTGTATCGGGTAATGCAACATATATGCAAAGCATTATTAGTGAATATAGCCCTGAAGGAAGTAATGAAGTTTTTGAGGATATTAAAACACCCTACAGCCCTGAATATTTTGTGAATGCCCAAATCCAATATCACCCTATTAATCAATTTGGACTAAGCTTACACACAAGATTTGTTGGTAAAAGCTATACAGATCTGACAAATAACGAAGACTTCGTTTTGCCTAGTTACTCAGTAGCCAATGTTAAATTGTTCTCAAATATTTCAGAAAGCTACAGATTGGAAGTTGACATCAATAACATTTTCAGTGAACAGTATTATACTGATGGTGGATCGGTAGGTAATGAAATGGGGTTTTTCGTACAGGCACCAGCCCATTTTTACGCAACATTTATTGCTAAATTCTAA